The uncultured Methanomethylovorans sp. genome contains a region encoding:
- a CDS encoding isoprenylcysteine carboxylmethyltransferase family protein, translating to MNSRKANQDKGSFLIIIAMIWLLLFIVFRFRILGIGIFSGNLQYGGFLLIIVGIVLREWSIWVLGKHFTVQVQIREKAKLVKHGPYKYIRHPSYTGGILSLIGITLSIGTWFRALVAFVISLIGYQYRISIEEKVLQAAFGTEYEEYKNGTWKLFPGF from the coding sequence ATGAACTCACGGAAAGCAAATCAGGACAAAGGCTCTTTTTTGATAATTATAGCAATGATTTGGTTATTGCTCTTCATTGTATTCAGATTCCGTATTTTAGGGATAGGGATATTCAGCGGGAATTTGCAGTATGGGGGTTTTCTTCTGATTATTGTCGGCATCGTGCTCCGTGAATGGTCAATCTGGGTTCTTGGAAAGCATTTTACTGTACAGGTTCAGATTCGTGAAAAAGCAAAGCTTGTAAAGCACGGGCCTTACAAATACATCCGACATCCCTCTTATACTGGAGGTATACTGTCTCTCATAGGAATCACATTATCAATTGGAACTTGGTTTAGAGCACTCGTAGCATTTGTTATAAGCTTAATCGGATATCAATATCGCATAAGTATTGAAGAAAAAGTGTTGCAAGCAGCTTTTGGCACTGAGTATGAAGAATATAAAAATGGAACATGGAAGCTTTTTCCAGGTTTTTAA
- a CDS encoding class I SAM-dependent methyltransferase: MDNRKNRVCPVERSGSLNNRFRKWLQSPKKILSPYIEEGMAVLEVGCGPGFFTIDLAQMVGENGKVVAADLQEGMLQKLKENIKGSEIEHRIILHKCEEDKIGVSGKFDFVFLFYMVHEVPNKEAFFTELESILKDNGRIYVVEPPFHVSKKDFEETIKKANVSGLTVVERTKLFPNKAVILKKS; encoded by the coding sequence ATGGATAATAGAAAAAATCGTGTGTGTCCCGTAGAAAGATCTGGTAGCCTTAATAATAGATTTAGGAAATGGTTGCAAAGCCCTAAGAAAATACTAAGTCCATATATTGAAGAAGGAATGGCAGTTTTAGAGGTGGGATGTGGACCTGGTTTTTTTACAATTGATTTAGCTCAGATGGTTGGAGAGAATGGTAAAGTAGTAGCTGCTGACTTACAAGAAGGAATGCTTCAGAAACTCAAAGAAAATATAAAAGGATCTGAAATAGAACACAGGATTATACTGCATAAGTGTGAAGAAGATAAAATCGGCGTGTCTGGAAAATTTGATTTTGTGTTTTTATTTTATATGGTTCATGAAGTTCCAAATAAAGAAGCATTTTTCACTGAATTGGAATCCATACTTAAAGACAATGGTCGAATATACGTGGTAGAACCACCATTTCATGTATCAAAAAAGGATTTCGAAGAAACCATCAAAAAAGCCAATGTTTCTGGGCTTACAGTCGTAGAGAGAACAAAATTATTTCCTAACAAAGCAGTGATATTAAAAAAGAGCTAA
- a CDS encoding dihydrofolate reductase family protein: MRKIIVLSFITLDCVMQAPGGPEEDTSGGFKYGGWTVPYFDDFLGTVMAEQMRGPFDLLLGRKTYEIFAGYWPNHNEEGESLNKAKKYVVSHSPRQLEWSNSILLNDNVVEEIKKLKAQEGPQLQVHGSGKLIQTLLEDDLVDELWLKIFPIALGTGKRLFAEGTIPAAFTLHDLKNSPKGVIIASYKRAGEVKTGSF; this comes from the coding sequence ATGAGAAAAATAATTGTTCTATCCTTTATAACACTTGACTGTGTTATGCAGGCTCCGGGCGGGCCTGAGGAAGATACCTCGGGAGGTTTCAAATATGGCGGCTGGACAGTTCCTTACTTTGATGACTTTCTTGGTACGGTAATGGCTGAGCAAATGAGGGGGCCATTTGATCTTCTGCTTGGCAGAAAAACGTATGAAATATTTGCGGGATACTGGCCGAACCATAATGAAGAGGGGGAATCACTCAATAAAGCAAAGAAGTATGTAGTATCTCATTCTCCGAGGCAACTTGAGTGGAGTAATTCAATTCTACTGAATGACAATGTTGTAGAGGAAATAAAAAAACTTAAGGCACAAGAAGGTCCGCAATTGCAGGTTCATGGTAGCGGTAAACTCATTCAAACGCTATTGGAAGACGATCTTGTTGACGAGCTCTGGCTCAAAATATTCCCTATTGCACTTGGAACAGGCAAGCGCTTGTTTGCCGAAGGCACTATTCCTGCTGCTTTTACTTTGCACGACCTGAAAAACTCACCGAAAGGAGTGATCATAGCTTCCTACAAACGTGCAGGAGAAGTTAAAACAGGTTCTTTTTGA
- a CDS encoding IS5 family transposase, with the protein MSNKYLKFVDTALAVSGKSHLPIYSCKYSKRKYTQHQLLTLILLKEYLNVDYRSIVELVELMESLKLRIGLKEVPHYTTLHKFITRLRSILFRSLLQQTLKLFYSYGEKIEIIAIDSSGFTSGHCSYYYSFRTGKKRRSFLKVSISIDTKKFIITGFKISGKPIHDAKHAMTLLRQCHKNRQSKFYLMDKGYDSEAIHSLVREELDAVAMIPLRERKRKKIKGKYRRKMIDEFEEILYHCRNLVETMFSVLKRKYGEEVKAKKYWNQAKEVKLKLLVHNLDRYVKVTYIVQMSISTKPKEHHCPICQR; encoded by the coding sequence TTGTCAAATAAGTACTTAAAGTTTGTTGATACAGCTTTAGCTGTATCAGGAAAATCACACCTGCCGATCTATAGTTGCAAATATTCGAAAAGGAAATATACACAACACCAGCTATTGACCTTGATTTTGTTAAAAGAATATCTTAATGTAGATTACAGAAGTATTGTTGAACTTGTTGAATTAATGGAGAGTTTGAAGTTAAGAATTGGTTTAAAAGAGGTTCCACATTATACCACACTTCACAAGTTTATAACTAGACTTAGGTCAATTCTTTTCAGATCGTTGTTACAGCAAACACTAAAACTGTTCTATTCATATGGCGAAAAAATAGAGATAATTGCCATTGATTCGAGTGGATTTACGAGTGGTCACTGTAGCTACTATTACTCTTTTAGGACTGGAAAGAAACGTAGATCATTCCTAAAAGTGAGTATTTCCATTGATACAAAGAAGTTTATTATCACTGGTTTTAAGATATCTGGTAAGCCTATCCATGATGCAAAGCATGCGATGACATTGCTACGGCAATGTCATAAAAATCGCCAATCAAAGTTTTACCTTATGGACAAAGGTTACGATTCTGAAGCTATACATTCTCTAGTAAGGGAAGAACTAGACGCAGTAGCTATGATTCCTTTGAGAGAAAGGAAAAGGAAGAAGATCAAGGGTAAGTATCGTAGAAAAATGATCGATGAGTTTGAGGAAATATTGTACCATTGCAGAAATCTTGTAGAAACGATGTTCTCTGTTCTGAAAAGGAAATACGGGGAAGAAGTGAAGGCAAAAAAGTATTGGAATCAAGCAAAAGAGGTTAAATTGAAACTATTAGTGCATAACCTTGACAGGTATGTCAAGGTTACATATATTGTTCAAATGAGCATTTCTACAAAGCCGAAAGAACATCATTGTCCAATATGTCAGAGATAG
- a CDS encoding site-specific integrase has product MLQKEPILVNGTRVLGPFESDLLRTSIPKNYLQTIYDVCLWSGMRYVEVQRFYDHPEWWMTSRKCIHLPEEAQKKVKRKQLERYVHPIPAQLESVLSYFHDNPKPPSLQAWNQNLERWSVKSGLNSLDKCKKYPEKHRELDDLCRSTFTCGLFALGTRQLNIDAALPRFAIH; this is encoded by the coding sequence ATGTTACAAAAAGAGCCTATCTTAGTTAATGGAACTCGCGTATTAGGACCATTTGAGAGCGATTTACTAAGAACATCTATTCCTAAGAATTATCTGCAAACTATATATGATGTGTGCCTGTGGTCCGGAATGAGATATGTAGAGGTTCAAAGATTCTATGATCACCCTGAATGGTGGATGACTTCACGTAAATGCATACACTTACCAGAGGAAGCACAAAAGAAGGTCAAAAGGAAACAACTAGAGAGGTATGTTCATCCGATACCTGCACAGCTTGAAAGTGTATTGAGTTATTTCCATGATAACCCTAAACCTCCGTCTTTGCAGGCATGGAACCAAAACCTTGAGAGGTGGTCCGTAAAATCCGGCCTCAACTCCTTGGATAAGTGCAAAAAGTACCCGGAAAAGCATAGAGAGTTGGATGATCTCTGCAGGAGTACCTTTACATGTGGTCTGTTTGCGCTAGGGACACGACAGCTTAACATCGATGCAGCATTACCAAGGTTTGCCATTCACTGA
- a CDS encoding DUF1699 family protein — MKIRVVSSKDEIDILNPNEKIVHFAFRPSNQNIFSLVIRCPQVKALHIPGSYLKSISESTRMYLKMQNIELLEGDVWGHRKDINEYYEIPQELFDHLRQLRTDKMPEQAILEKLTRETRLGPDLIAFIVKNN; from the coding sequence ATGAAAATAAGAGTAGTCAGTTCCAAAGACGAGATAGACATATTAAACCCAAATGAAAAGATAGTTCATTTTGCATTCAGACCATCAAACCAAAACATTTTCTCACTTGTAATAAGGTGTCCACAGGTTAAAGCACTGCATATACCAGGTTCTTATTTGAAATCAATATCTGAATCTACAAGAATGTACCTTAAAATGCAGAACATCGAACTTCTTGAGGGCGACGTATGGGGACACCGTAAGGACATTAATGAATATTATGAAATACCTCAGGAGTTGTTTGACCACCTTAGACAATTGCGCACAGATAAGATGCCAGAACAGGCCATCCTTGAAAAGCTGACAAGGGAAACACGACTCGGTCCAGATTTAATTGCATTCATTGTTAAGAATAACTAA